The following are encoded together in the Puntigrus tetrazona isolate hp1 unplaced genomic scaffold, ASM1883169v1 S000000513, whole genome shotgun sequence genome:
- the ddit3 gene encoding DNA damage-inducible transcript 3 protein: MTAEWLYPPGVGPLCGAELEAWYEDLQDILGSDAGGAKLTRAPPCSEKEPEFLDVLESCSLTWLTEGQVWGDGVQRVTDEPPVVHSPPRQDERRGGEPEHTSSGGDLLPPEFFELLSEGGVGSVETMYHVSHHAPPSPSASEEEELPTVPDTSSCSSASRSPSPPVSARPGKRKRGGDRAGGAGGGGGAPCSPSPGKKSRREREQENERKVQELTDQNERLKAEIERLGEEVQRTRRALIERLVNTRR, translated from the exons ATGACTGCGGAGTGGCTGTACCCCCCTGGCGTGGGGCCGCTGTGTGGTGCAGAGTTGGAGGCGTGGTATGAGGACCTACAGGATATACTGGGATCTGACGCGGGCGGGGCCAAGCTCACGAGAGCCCCGCCCTGCTCCGAG AAGGAGCCGGAGTTTCTGGATGTGTTGGAGAGCTGCTCGCTCACCTGGCTGACGGAGGGCCAGGTTTGGGGCGACGGGGTGCAGCGGGTCACCGACGAGCCGCCCGTCGTCCACTCGCCGCCCAGACAGGACGAGCGCCGAGGAGGAGAGCCGGAGCACACCTCGTCCGGAGGAGACCTGCTCCCGCCCGAGTTCTTCGAGCTCCTCAGCGAAGGCGGCGTGGGTTCGGTGGAGACCATGTACCACGTCTCCCATCACGCGCCTCCCTCGCCCTCCGCCAGCGAAGAGGAGGAGCTCCCGACCGTCCCGGACACCTCGTCCTGCTCCTCGGCGTCCCGCTCGCCGTCTCCTCCCGTCTCCGCTCGCCCGGGGAAGAGAAAACGAGGAGGCGACAGAGCGGGAGgcgcaggaggaggaggaggagcgccTTGCTCTCCGTCCCCCGGGAAGAAGAGCCGGCGCGAGCGAGAGCAGGAGAACGAGAGGAAAGTGCAGGAGCTGACGGATCAGAACGAGCGCCTCAAAGCCGAGATCGAGCGTCTGGGAGAGGAGGTGCAGCGGACGCGCCGGGCGCTCATCGAGAGACTCGTCAACACCAGGAGGTGA